CCGCCTCCAGTGCGTACCAGCTCCACCTGACCCGGCGGCAATCTCCATTCATCCGGTCCAGTATCAAGCCCCGCCTCTGTCGCAAACCCCACCCAATAGGACTTAACAACAGCCCAACCCAGGGTCTTCACTCTGGGTCCTAAATCCCCATTATGGCAAAGCCCCACCCATCTGCGACAAGCTCCGCCCCTGCTGGGGTCTCCATCGTTAGGCTCCGCCCCTTCCAGTCGAGCTCCGCCTGACCCACGGCTCCTCCCCACCCACTTAGCTGTCAGCCCCTccaaatgagaatgcctcactctCACCCGTCCCCTTACACCCCCTCCATCACcgccctcactccctccctccccaccctcaccccgcCCCACCCTTGGTTCTCGAGGTCCCACCCTTCCAGGCTGATTTCTCAGGCTCTAAGGCTGTGCAGTGCCCAGGTCTGTGCACAGCCCACCCGCCCCAGGAGCTCCGCGCATGCGGACTTAGGTTCGTGCTGGCACCTGTTGAGAAGACAGTTGGGAGAGCAGGAACTGTGGCCTCTGATCCCTAAAACCCGCAGTTCAGTTTGCTGTCAGCTGCCCTGTCTGCCTCAGTGGGGTCAGTGCTGTATCGTGGAGTCGGCAGGATGAGAAAACCGCCTCCTCTTCCcgtctcagaggcagacgcgggCGACTTTCCCTCTTGGGAAAGCAATACAGTCCAACCAGAAAGACTTCGATGAAACGCGGCCCAGATTTCCAAACAGTAAGATTCCCCTGGCGACTGCTTAAAACTAGATTTAGAAACGCTAGGGCCCACCTGACATTCATGTCCAGCCTATGTCTCCTCACACCAAGGCTTTGCAATTAATCTGACAGCCAGCATTTCCAAAATGCAGCTGCTTGCACTCAAACACGGCGCGtgtattctttcttttagatGAGACAGTTGACAGTTATGTTTGTATACGTTCTGTCTGCTGGACTGTGTAAATGAGTGCCATTTCCGTTTCTCGTTtttattctctcctttctttctccttctcccagccttctctttctgtctggtTCTATTTCTCTGCTTTCATCATGGATTACACATTATGTTTAAGGGGACAAATGCTTCCAATTACTTgggtaaacacacagaaactattatttgaAGTTGCTGGGCTTCAAAATAGtacaaatatatttcaatttttatttcttacagaCATGTGAGAATTTGCTTCCACATTATTAACTTGGAACtttcagtttttccattttcaagaATTTTTACACTTTGATAGTTTCAGGTTTTGATAAATTCATGGAACTACAAAATACAATTAACACAAATTCATCCCAAGTGTAAAGTTACTGATGACCATGGCTCTTAAGTTTCCTTCAGCTTAACCAAATCCCTATTTTTTCCTAATCATTCATCTCTGACCTCCCTATTCTTAGAGTTTACATTAGAAATCTTTCCATGTTAAATTATTTCTCTGCCTCTTTAAGGTGTTCTCTTCCTAGCCTTTTAgcagctctgtagcccagacctTTAACAAGGACCAGAGTGTCACTTCTGAAAGACAACACTCAGAAATGGTGAGCACCTCTTGTTCCCCATCTCTGCAGAACCCCCGAGTGTCTGACTCTCTAAGTGCCagtcagcagaggcaggtggtccaAGGGCATGGGATCCTGTATCCTGATGCCTTTCAGCTTCTTTCCCTTTGGTTCCTGTGCCGGCTAATCTTGGTTGCCAACTTCACACCCGATtaagcctttttctttttagccAGTGGGCATATCtggggaacattttcttgattgacaatGGATATAGGAGAGCCTCTCCTACTGTGGGTGGGATTATCACTCCCTAGCCAGGAGGGCTTGTCTTGTGCAAGAAAAGTAGCCAGGCTTCAACCAGGGGGCAAGCAGTAATAAGCAGTGTAGTTCCCGGGTTTATGTTTCAAGTTCCTCCATTGACTTCTGCTTGGCTTCCCTAGATGATGAAGAACCACAGCTGTTAGATGAAGTCAACCCGTTCTTCCCATGTTGGTTCTAgtcagtgttttctcacagcaatggaaagcaaacCAAGAGCAATTTCAAGGTGTGCATATCACTCCAATCTGTGATTATTGCAGTGCACTTAAGTTCTGTCTTCTTCCTAATGTAAACATCTTCTTGATTGTTCAATTCTATTAAAATTCTTCATTAATATCAGTTTTTCAATTGATatattgaaagatttatttaataaatggaGGGAAACTATTTGCAATGCAAAGTAATTCTATTTCCAACCTTTTCATTACTTGAGATGGAGTCCACAGAAGTGTTATATGATAGTTTTATGGGAGAAAACTTGGAGAAGCTTTCTGTAAGGTGGATATGCTATTATCTAGGAAAATCATGGTACAGCAGGGTGAAGGCTGGGACGGTCAGCCAGTAGTCCGTTAGGTAACAGGAGGCTTTGTAGAGCTCTGACACAAGCCCATGTGTGCCCAGTGTCATTGTCGGCACAATTGCTTCCTTCTCTGTGCTGGTTAGagttctgtcaacttgacacaaactagaagcatctgggaaaagggaactgcaattgaaaaaaatatttctatcagATTGTCCTTAGACAAATCTAACGGGCATTATATTGAGTactgattgatgggagagggcatAGCCACTGTGGGTAGTGACACCCCTAGACCCATGATCCTAGGGTGATTACAAAAGCAGGtggaacaaagagagaaaagaggagtgagcgagccagtaagtagcactcctccacagcctctgtttcagttcctgcctccaggctggtGTCTTGTGTTCCTGCTCTGACTCCCTCAGTCACAGAGAATAGCCAGAGGCTGTGAGCTGAAAtagaaccctttccttcccaagttgctttgagtCATGTATTTATTATAGCAATACAAAACAGACTAAGACACTCCCAACTTTGAGAGTAGATAAACCCTGTAAACATTCATTTGATGTTTTCTGCTGTCCTGGGCTTAAGAAAGCGTGCTATAGAagtatgtattattttttttatatatatagcaGAAAAGACAGGTATGACCTGGTAGGCAGCCTACCTGGCATACTGTGCTTCTAAATAAGAAGCTTGACACACCATGCTCCCGAGGATGCCCAAAAGTCAGAACACTGAAATCTGAAGTGGTGTGAGTAGTGCAAAACCGGCCTGCTAAAGAGTCTGCACTCTCCTGATCTCCTTTTAGATGTTTCTCCTGGGACCTCCTAGTCAAAGAAACCAGGGCAGAATCAGAAATTTGCCTCCTGTCAGAGAGTGACTCAGACACAGGGGCTGAAGTGCCTGCCAGGGAAAGAGAGGAATTAAAGTAcaaaagcttgagttagaaacagTTGATCCAAGTTCCTACAAATAAATCCTTGGTTTTCTATAGAGGGCCCTTTTGATCTAGAGCTGTGGCAGAGAGCTTTGTATAATGGAGATAGGATGTTAGTGTAGGGTCAAATGTCAGAACCCATCTCTGGGTTTGAAAACCTACCAAAACTCACCAACCCCTGAGCCCCCAAACACACCTTCCTAGTCACAAACGCCCATCAATTCCTAAGTCCTAAATACTGCAAATCCTCAGGCTTGACTTGATACCTCACCAATTCCCACCCTGGAAATCTCCATCCTGGAAAACTCCCCCCAAAACTCTGTATAAACCTGCTCCTGCTCAGGTCCCTGCTGCTTCTCTCCTGAGCAGAGGCAACCACCATCCTGGGATTTTCCCTCCTACTAAGTATCTTGCATGGGATTTCTTGTGCAGTGTAGCTTTGGGGTATTTCTTGGCTGCAGGCTGCCAGGATCCCTTTccctcagagctgtaacacttacaTAGGGGAAACCTCTCCCCTTGGAGTTATAACACTTCCACTGGAGAAGCATTTCCCTTCAGAGCTGCGTACTGGGGAGGCCTTTCTCCTCAGAGCTGTATCACAGTTAGGACTGGACACTCCTTGTCTGACTCTTTCAATCCTATTATTACAGCGATAATTGGGCACCTACGTGAGGGGGAGAAAACACTTAAGCCATTACAAGCTTTCCTAGtggcagagagagatggggagaatgaaaaagaagaggagcGAGGGAATCAAGATGACACTGATACAAATTCTTGCTGTGCCAAAGAGAGTGCATTTGACAAGAAGGAGGAAGTCAGTAAGGCACCAAAAGTATGATGGGATGGAAGACTTCCTCTCGAGGCCAACTTTATACCCATCCTTGAATGCATTGCTTGAACAGTGAAGCTTAGAAAGTGAAGAATCTCAGGCGCCTCCAcattcttctcctttctcacagctTTGGGCAAGGCGTGATGATTGCTGGCAGAATCAGCAACCCAAAGTCTTAACCTTTCCACCAATTATGAATCCTACCCAGAAGAGAGTTTAACGTAGAATCCACATGACCTTACAACCATCCAGCACCTTCAGACTGCTTGTCAAGATGACAGACATTATTCTCCATATGTAATGCAATTATTAAAATTGATGGGCATGAATTGAAACATGTCAGGTGATTATAAACAGCTGAGCTGAGCATGTACTAGCCCTTGGGCTTTTTGAATTAGAATGCATATAATTATGATCACTATGAACTTCTggctgagagaaaaagaaactcaggTATCCCATTAAATATGGATACATTACTCAGGAAAGAGTATCACCTGCTGAACAAGAGCTTGAACCTTCTCAGTATTTTGACCATGTTTATCTCTGTGCTCTAAGGGCTTGGGAGGCTGTGCCCTCTTCATGACACAGAAAGTTTCAGAGATTTAAGACAGGAACCTACTGAGCCTTTTATTAAATTTCTAGCTAGAGTATAAAGTTCCATGGAGTGGAAACCGCAGCATGCTGAGACAGGAGCCTACTGTGATGCCAGCTTGCTTGTGATGGAGCCACAGCAGAGATACAGAGGCTGCTAGGTTTGATAAGGAATGTCCCCCTGGATGACTGGATCCTGGTATGTCAAGAAATAGGGACTTAGATATATGCTGGCAATGTCTGCAGAGGCTCTTGCAGCAGCCCTAAAGTTAAATACCCAATGTTAGTGAAGGAAAGGTGGCATTGCACACTCCTCTCATCGTCTCCCAAGAGACAGAAGAACTACAGATATTTGAATCCAGACTAAAAGGCATTTGTGTATCATGTGTATCCTTCCCTGCCTTTAAACAATTTTGTCTCCAGTGGAAAAATCAACATGTTACTGGGATCCCTTAAAATCCCCAAGGTCAAGCTGTAGTGCAGAGAGCACACAAATAACTCAAAGAACAAATTGATAAACGCAGAGTGGGGAACATGTGTCTGAATAAGGCTCCTCCCCCTCAACATCGTACCAATATGGCATTATTGACTTTGAATGTTTTGAAAACAGTTAACAAGGGAAATACTGCAGCTCATAAATATTGGACACTTTGTCAGCGTCTGTGAGGTAACCTCTGATGCTCTGGAAAAATGGGATAACAGATTAAATGGCAATCACCAGCCCATTACTTATCATGGGGAGACTTTGCTTGTGTCTTTCCAGGAAATGTACTGCAGTTTACACTCAATCCCCACCCATCTCACCAGACCTTGGGCAATTGATGTCAAcaatgaagcagagaaaaatgagcaGGCACAAGAGATGGCAGCAAGCACCGatcctgtttgtttttgcttaCTACAATGACTCTAAGTAGTGCCAAGCTGAAAGTCATCAGATATTGGTGCCCAACCCTCCCTTGTTATCAAGGATTATGGTCAAAGGATTTTGTTCTCAGCTGTTGGCTAATGACCCCAGCCAATTCCCTGATATGTGTTCTATAAGAGAAGATTCTAAAATTCAGGAGGACACTATTCCCATTCCCAGATACCCTTTTTGCTTTCATAATCCTTTTCATCTCTTTACCTATGTGATTTCCACTCTTACACTCTCAACTTCCTAAAGACTTCCTCCTGTGCCTTTTGGGTCCCTTTGGTCTGCAACAGACTTGTATTCACCCTAACTCTCTCAAGTCTGAGTGATCTCAACCATAGCATTTCTTATTACAAAATTTTGTTGTGTTCTATGTTATTAGTTGTGGTTGTTAATCTTTCTCTAATTTGTAAGTTAAACTtatcatatatgtgtacacatgcagaaAAGAATAGACTTTGCATTCCTTGGTACTAAGCGCACATCCAGATGTCCTTTGAGGGTCTTGCATTGCCTCTTCAGTGGTAAGGGGAGCTGGTGAGGTCCAAACGTCTTGTAAAGTTTCCATACCCTAGTCTTGGAGAGTTACTTATTTTGAAGAGTTGGGAGTAGCTTACTGCTATCAGTTGATTCCTCGTTGTCAGCTAAATGCTGCGTGTGATGAACAAGGGCTGTGCATGCTGCTGGTAGGTGAATGTGGTAGATTGTGGAGCTTACTAGTCTGACCTCTATTGACTGGCCTCACACATGCAACTACACAGTCCCCAGCAGTCAGTGTGAGTTATCTGCCTGCTCGTTGCACTTTGTAGCTTGTCCCGTCAACAGCAGCTAAACTAGGTGTCTTGATTTCTTGTTCGCCTCAGTGCTTCCTCAACTCAGGAAATTTATGACCTCTGCTCTGAAGAGGGACCCTAAAAAGAAagcccacactagctcagaagtgAGTAtaaaaaagggttatttatttaggggtggactcacagatcacagtcctctgatgGGGAAACAGGAAtggaatccagcagccagaagagagactGAGCACAGACACGttctttacatcagcatttatattataagaggccacgcccaagtgggctggtaacttaaaggctactggctgaaggagttcctacagctcTGCCCAGGCTCCCCTTCCTGGCTTGAAGCACAGTATGGAACCTTCTTCTAGGCAGCCTGATCAAGTTTATTTCTTATATTCTTGAAAAACTTGTCATGTTTGCTACCATTGTTCAATTTCTggaaattaacttttaaatattccATTCTATCTTCTGGCGGTTTATCATAGTTTCTcatttttgtctatatttttaaaaatgaaattcctTGTGTCCCACTTACCACTTTTGAAACTGCAGAAACTTGGCCAGTTCCGTTGCTGACTTTGAACAGCTGTGAATAGTTTAGACAACAGTCACTGTTCCATTTTCAAGTCAGACATTACTTGGCAAAAAGCATCGTTTTCCTACACCGGATGCagttactatttatttttcatatcaaCATAGAACTTCCTTTCAGTTCTGCATAGAAAATGCTCTGTGGATTTTGATTTAAGTGACAATTTTGTTTATATTACACTTTATTTGAAGTACCAACCCAAATCATTGTAAATCTAGAAGGGATATTATACTGTTATTCTCCTAACATTGAAGGATCGCTCCCAATATCTAAGTAAGCTATATACCTAATTGCAACAATtgaaacacaaatatattttcaaaatctttACATATTGAGATACCAGTTTACCACAAAAAAATCTACAGTGAGGAGCTGTAAACTTAATAAAATTTAGAAGCCCACAGCCTAGTTGTTGAGTGCAAgttatgtgtttattttgcaGAATGATGGAACATTCCTTTATTCTTTAGATGGAGCCAAGACATGACCTGTTGTTCAATGTCAGAATTCCACATATTTTCATCAGAGAATAGGTTCGTCTGAAGACTCCAGGATTATTCGGATGACCACTAAGCAGGAGTAGAACACACAGATAAAAAGGCAATTAAAATTTATGTAAGGAAAATTTATATAAACTACCAATTATCTCACTCTTAAGATTGAGGTCTTTTTATTCAAGCAGTTTTGCATACAACAGTTCTTAATTACAACAAGCATCCTTCAGTGTTTTAATCAGTCACTACACGACCTCTAGAAAATTACATAGTGTTCACTgattgaaaaaaaatggtttgggccgatgagatgtctcagcagataaaggcactttcTGTTAAGCCTGACTTTTGAGTTTGATCCCTCTAACAcacaggagggaaggagaggatcaACTTCTGTACAGTCatgtcttctgtcttccacatATATCCCTTGGCAATACATGTTCATCCAAATATGTATACTccacaataaagaaataatttttacatttaaaactgGATTATCAAGACATTAAAACATGTGGTGGAACCTTGAATGTATATTACTAAGTGAAAAGAGCCACTCTTAAAAGCTACATGCTGGGTGATTTCTACCACATGACAATCTGCTAAGGGCTATGTGGAGAAACGGCAAAAGATAGTGATTGCCTGAGATTTGAGGGAAGAATGGACCAGTCAGATGGAGTGCAAAGAATACTATATTGTATATGAAGTGCATGGAACTGATAAAATAGCTAAAAATTTATGTATGGAACATACCCATTGTTTGACGATAGCCAGGGCTCACCAgtcaacagaaagcaaattagatTTTAGAAAGCTGGATTTTCAATCTGACAAAGGGTAATTCTGACATTGTAGGAAAGTGACAGCTATCATCAGGTACCCAAGGGACTGTCAAGTGGGAAAGCCGTCAGACTTCTGGTGAGCCACAGAATGAGCAGTTTAATGCCattataagtgacttttagatagCCCTCATTCTGAAAGCAATTATTCCTAATAAACTTATATCAAGGCATGAAGCTAGCTCAGCATTTATAGCTCTAGCTCTTAGATTCCCAGTACCAGcactaggtggctcacaaccacctgtcatgCCAGGGGACATGACAGCTTCTCCTGGCCTCTATGGGGACCTGGACACAGATAGCAtctactcacacagacacactcacataaaagtttatatgcatataaatacatacttTAAACTTTAAAACGTTGCAATTAGTGTAgagaattttctaaaatttcaagTGTTAATTATAGGCTAAATAAATTCTTGTTTAGAAAATTTcgtaatttatttttaaggtttaaaCAAATAAGCTCAGACCACACAATAAACAGACAATATGTCTTCAGAGCTCAAACTCCATGTTCTCAGCAGGAGACAGTTGCTGAGTAGACTTAAACCATGATAATTTGGTAAAAGGAATATGAAGGGTCTCCCTGGAGTGGCATTACAAATTGTtgcagagaaaaattaaagagtGATCAGGTGCACTAAAAAGCAGGACGCTGGTAGCACATGAGGACTGTCCATTTCTGGGAGTGCTCGACACTTACTATAATTCCTGGATCTGGAACAGGGGCAGGCCTTGCAAACCTTTTTCCcaatttcctcttctccttccttaggTTTTGCATGTAGTGGATACGTTTATCCATAGACTTAAGGAAcattgagaaacaaaacaaaaaaaccaaaaagaacctTTCAGATCATATGAAGCTAACATGTGCTTCATTTTTGGTTTGTGTCAATGACGTGATCAGAGCAACACATAGTCTACTTAGCTGATAGAGGCAGGGAagaatcacaaaacaaaaccccaagctatttcttttcaaattgacACCCTCTGTAGAATCAGGAGGACTGCCAGAGGGCCTTGTTCACTCGATTCCCATTAATTAAACTATGTCAGTTTCTCTAAACCCAGATTCATGATCatgtatttcaattttattttaaatgtaatttcatTCCAAATGTTCAAATGGATAGTCTTATTACATGCTTCGTTTCACACACCCCGTGTCCATGAAAGAGTGAGCCTACTTTTTAATCTGGCTCCAAAATCCAACCTTTTATGTCACCATTGTGTGGCATCTGCGAGTACCATAAGCCCAAAGAATGAAAactgaatgctttgaagagatggtGTGCAGTGTAGGGACAACTGCTGATGGAAGAGTCAGTGTGATGCTCTGCACACAGTGACAGGCACCCAAATCAATGAAAAGTTTGTTTCCCCATGATCCAAACATTACACTCCTGTGTAAGTAATGAGAAGATCCTCTGTGCGTGGGGAGGACACATGTACTCAAATGCTCACAGTAGCCCTGTCCACTGTAGAAGGATGTTGAGACAACCCAATGTGACAAACAAGAAGGGGCATAATGAGCTGTGGTTTGTTCCACAACAGAACATTAAGCAGCAATGGGAATGAGGGGACCGCAATTATGCACAGCATTTACTAAAGGAATCAGTGTTGAGTTTTCTGACtcatatttataaaattcaaagCTAAGAAAATGTCACCAGTGCACTTAAAGAGGCACGTACGTGGCAATATATTAAAAGCAAGTGgctgaaaaatatttgaaatcatgTTTATGTCGGGAGAGACACAGGGAGCTAAAATGGAGGTTGCCTCTGGGTGGATTTGGGGACACTCACAATGTTTCAATTCCATAAGAGTAATATCTGTTTTATTACTCTATTTTACAATTTATATAtggtatacatatacacacacacaacctaatCAAGACCTATTATAGTAGTCCCAGGACTCTGTCTGAGGGATGCATTGACGATGTGTCTGATTATtgacaaacatacatgcaggcataaattaaaaacatttcaaacaaaatttaCCTGCCTGGCAGAAACATCTGATGGGTGGTGCCTTCGTGTTTCTTCCTATGCAATTTGTAAAAATGCACACTACGTCAAAATACAGCAGAGAAGAGACCGACCTCTTTAAAATTTGTGTTCTAGGTATCACTGCAGGCAAGAGGCAGGACAAGAGAAAGAGCAACCGAGCATAATTGAAAGAGGATGGAGAGCCAACTGT
This DNA window, taken from Chionomys nivalis chromosome 23, mChiNiv1.1, whole genome shotgun sequence, encodes the following:
- the Ccdc179 gene encoding coiled-coil domain-containing protein 179; the protein is MCLPRVRDEEPAQVYPEETRRHHPSDVSARQSMDKRIHYMQNLRKEKRKLGKRFARPAPVPDPGIILFKVSNGTGQVSAVSKVSIRGYLTDADKVSNIYELQYFPC